In Onychostoma macrolepis isolate SWU-2019 chromosome 12, ASM1243209v1, whole genome shotgun sequence, a single window of DNA contains:
- the kdelr2b gene encoding ER lumen protein-retaining receptor 2b, which translates to MNIFRLTGDLSHLAAIIILLLKIWKTRSCAGISGKSQILFALVFTTRYLDLLTSFISLYNTTMKVIYIACAYATVYLIYVKFKATYDGNHDTFRAEFLVVPVGGLAFLVNHDFSPLEIMWTFSIYLESVSILPQLFMISKTGEAETITTHYLFFLGLYRALYLINWIWRFYFEGFFDMIAIVAGVVQTILYCDFFYLYVTKVLKGKKLSLPA; encoded by the exons ATGAACATATTCAGACTGACGGGGGATCTCTCCCATTTAGCAGCCATCATCATCCTCCTGCTGAAGATATGGAAAACCAGGTCGTGTGCAG GAATATCTGGGAAGAGTCAGATTCTGTTTGCCTTGGTGTTCACCACTCGCTATCTGGACCTTCTCACATCCTTCATTTCTTTGTACAACACCACCATGAAG GTCATCTATATCGCATGTGCCTATGCCACGGTTTACCTGATATACGTGAAGTTCAAGGCCACGTATGATGGCAACCATGACACGTTCAGAGCGGAGTTCCTGGTCGTCCCAGTCGGCGGCCTGGCCTTCCTCGTCAACCATGACTTCTCTCCTTTGGAG ATCATGTGGACGTTCTCCATCTACCTGGAGTCCGTGTCCATCCTCCCACAACTGTTCATGATCAGCAAGACCGGAGAAGCCGAGACCATCACCACTCACTACCTGTTCTTCCTCGGCCTCTATCGCGCCCTGTATCTCATCAATTGGATCTGGCGCTTCTACTTCGAAGGCTTCTTCGACATGATCGCCATCGTGGCAGGCGTCGTTCAGACAATCCTGTACTGTGATTTCTTTTATCTCTACGTAACAAAAG TGTTGAAAGGAAAGAAGCTGAGTCTGCCAGCTTAA